DNA from Micromonospora nigra:
AACGCCTACTGTCAGGACAGCGAGCTGGCCTGGCTCGACTGGGAGCACGCCGACACCGGGCTGCTGGAGTTCACCCGCCGGCTGGTCGACTTCCGCCGCCGCCACCAGGTGTTCCGCCGCCGCCGGTTCTTCACCGGCCTGCCCGTGCGCGGTCGCGAGGTCGACGAGCCCCTGCCCGACCTGGCCTGGTACACCCCCGACGGCCGGGAGATGACCGACCAGGACTGGGGCAACGACTTCGGCCGCGCCGTCGCGCTGTTCGTCAACGGCGACGGCATCCGCGAACGCGGCCAGTACGGCCAGCGCCACCAGGACAACTCGTTCTGGCTCTGCTTCAACGCCCACGACGCCCCGCTGGACTTCACGCTGCCGCCCGTCGAGTTCGGGCAGCGCTGGGAACTGGTGATCAGCACCGCCGAACCGGAACCCGACAAGAGCACCGTGGTCGAGGCGGGCGGCGTCATCCACGTGCCGGACCGCTCGCTGGTGGTGCTGGAGAGGACGACCTGACATGCCCACCACCCCCCGCGTCGGCGCCACCTACCGGGTGCAGGTGCGCCCCGGCTTCGACCTCGACACCACCGCCGGCATCACCGGCTACCTCGCCGACCTCGGCGTCACCCACCTCTACAGCGCGCCGCTGCTGACCGCCACCCCCGGTTCGGCGCACGGCTACGACGTGGTCGACCACCGCGCCGTCAACCCGGAGCTGGGCGGGGAGGCCGGCCGGCAACGGCTGCTGCGGGCGCTGCGCGAGGTGGGTCTCGGCCTGGTGGTCGACATCGTGCCCAACCACGCCGGGGTGGCCGTGCCGTCGGCCAACCCGGCCTGGTGGGACGTGCTGCGCCGGGGGCGCGACTCGGCGTACGCCCGCTGGTTCGACATCGACTGGCGGCGGGGCCGGCTGCTGCTGCCCGTGCTCGCCGACACCCCCGACGCGTTGGACGACCTGAAGCTCTCCGACGGCGAACTGCGCTACCACGAGCACCGCTTCCCGGTCGCCGACGGCACCGGCGACGGCTCCCCCCGCGAGGTGCACGACCGCCAGCACTACCAGCTGGTGTCGTGGCGGCGCGGCGACGCGGAACTGACCTACCGCCGGTTCTTCGCCGTCTCCGACCTGGCGGGCCTGCGGGTGGAGGACCCGGAGGTGTTCGCCGCCACCCACGACCTCGTCCTGGCCTGGGCGGCGGCCGGGCAGGTCGACGGCATCCGCGTCGACCACCCCGACGGGCTGCGCGACCCCGCCGGCTACCTGGCCCGGCTGCGCGCTGCCGCGCCCGACGCGTGGCTGATCGTGGAGAAGATCCTGGAGTACGGCGAGGAGCTGCCGGCCTGGCCGGTGGACGGCACCACCGGGTACGACGCCCTGGCCGCCGTCGGTGGACTGTTCGTCGACGGCGACGCCGAGGACGACTTCACCGCCCTGGACACCCGACTGACCGGCCGGGCCACCTCCTGGGCGAACCTGACCCACGACACGAAACTCGCCGCCGCCACCCGGCTGCTGTCGGCGGAGCTGACCCGGCTCGCCGCGCTCGCTCCCGACGTGGAGACCGCCGCCGCCCGCGCCGCGCTGGCGGAACTGGCCGCCGGGTTCGCCGTCTACCGCGGCTATCCGCCCGAGGGCGCCCGGCACCTGGCCGCCGCCCGCGCGGAGGCCGGCCGCCGCCGTCCCGACCTCACCACCGCCCTGGACGCCGTCACCCGTCGCCTGCGCGACCCCGACGACGAGCTGACCCGCCGGTTCCCCCAGTTCACCGGCGCGGTGATGGCCAAGGGCGTGGAGGACACGGCCTTCTACCGGTGGAGCCGGTTCGTCGCGATCAACGAGGTCGGTGGCAGCCCCGCCCACTTCGGCACCCCGCCCGCCGAGTTCCACCGCTTCGCCGCCGCCCGGCACTCCCGCTGGCCGGCGAGCATGACCACCCTGTCCACCCACGACACCAAGCGCGCCGAGGACGTACGGGCCCGGCTGGCGGTGCTCTCGGAGCTGCCCGACCGGTGGGCGGAACAGGTCACCCGCTGGTCGGCCGCGCATCCGCTGCCCGACCCGGCGCTGGCGCACCTGCTGTGGCAGTGCGCCGTCGGCGCCTGGCCCATCGAGCGGGAGCGGCTGCACGCGTACGCGCAGAAGGCCGCCCGGGAAGCCTCGGTGTCGACCTCGTGGGCCGACCCCGACCCGGTCTTCGAGCAGGCCATGCACGACCTGGTCGACGCCATGTACGACGATGCGGTGCTGCACGCCGAGCTGACCGGGTTCGCCGCCGCCGTCACCCCCGCCGGCTGGTCGAACTCGCTGGGCCAGAAGCTGGTGCAACTGGCCATGCCGGGGGTGCCCGACACCTACCAGGGCACCGAACTGTGGGACAACTCCCTCGTGGACCCCGACAACCGCCGCCCCGTCGACTTCGCCGTACGCCGGGAGTTGCTGGCCCGCCTCGACGGCGGCTGGCTGCCGGAGGTCGACGCCGGTGGGGCGGCGAAGCTGTTGGTGGTGTCGCGCACCCTGCGGGCCCGCCGCGACCACCCGGAACTGTTCACCGGCTACCGTCCGGTGCCGGCACACGGGCCGGCCGCCCGGCACGCGGTGGCCTTCGACCGGGGTGGCGCGGTCGCCGTCGCCACCCGCCTGCCGCTGCGCCTGGCCGCAGCCGGCGGCTGGCGCGACACGACTTTGTCACTTTCCGTCAACGACGTCATCGACCTGTTCACCGGCCGCGTCTACGCTGGCGGTCAGGTCCGGCTGGCCGACCTGCTGGCCAGCTATCCCGTCGCGCTGCTCACTCCCACCACCGGATCCGGGGAGGCTGCGTCATGACCGAGTTCACGGTCTGGGCACCGGAGGCGTCGCGGGTGCGGCTGCGCCTGCCGGGCGTCGCCGACCACGACATGAGACCCGCCCGGGAAGGCTGGTGGCGGGTCGAGGTGCCCGATGCCGGCCCCGACTACTCCTTCCTCCTCGACGACGACGATCGGCCGCTGCCCGACCCCCGATCGAGGTGGCAGCCCGAGGGGGTGCACGGCCCGAGCCGCCGTTACGACCACGCGGCGT
Protein-coding regions in this window:
- the treY gene encoding malto-oligosyltrehalose synthase; translation: MPTTPRVGATYRVQVRPGFDLDTTAGITGYLADLGVTHLYSAPLLTATPGSAHGYDVVDHRAVNPELGGEAGRQRLLRALREVGLGLVVDIVPNHAGVAVPSANPAWWDVLRRGRDSAYARWFDIDWRRGRLLLPVLADTPDALDDLKLSDGELRYHEHRFPVADGTGDGSPREVHDRQHYQLVSWRRGDAELTYRRFFAVSDLAGLRVEDPEVFAATHDLVLAWAAAGQVDGIRVDHPDGLRDPAGYLARLRAAAPDAWLIVEKILEYGEELPAWPVDGTTGYDALAAVGGLFVDGDAEDDFTALDTRLTGRATSWANLTHDTKLAAATRLLSAELTRLAALAPDVETAAARAALAELAAGFAVYRGYPPEGARHLAAARAEAGRRRPDLTTALDAVTRRLRDPDDELTRRFPQFTGAVMAKGVEDTAFYRWSRFVAINEVGGSPAHFGTPPAEFHRFAAARHSRWPASMTTLSTHDTKRAEDVRARLAVLSELPDRWAEQVTRWSAAHPLPDPALAHLLWQCAVGAWPIERERLHAYAQKAAREASVSTSWADPDPVFEQAMHDLVDAMYDDAVLHAELTGFAAAVTPAGWSNSLGQKLVQLAMPGVPDTYQGTELWDNSLVDPDNRRPVDFAVRRELLARLDGGWLPEVDAGGAAKLLVVSRTLRARRDHPELFTGYRPVPAHGPAARHAVAFDRGGAVAVATRLPLRLAAAGGWRDTTLSLSVNDVIDLFTGRVYAGGQVRLADLLASYPVALLTPTTGSGEAAS